The genome window aaaaaattagaaggaaatgcattgcatgatggatttaactaatttaagttgattatacagcAAGAGGCCAAACACtatgagtgtaaaaaatatgtaataattaatgaaaaaatattaaacacaccataatcatttatatataatgatttactacaatattttacactttatacattgcatggtaagatacatgagtgacttagtaccacatagagttcctatgaggttcaaatttttcattatcttcatcatctctatgtgtagagtaaatgtattgtgaagagtagtcatcaaatgataaatccccaaaatagttttgcatgtaattattaacataccacccatataaatataaatattttcgcttattatcacaaaaacataagtgatatggtgtttaaggtgttggaggggtaaaatgggaggggttcatatcccctttgtgcttttttctcccctttttccccttttttttaacttttttttttccttcacatcgatattttcgatattacaccgatattttgacaaaacattgctgaaatgtgagcgaaattatcgacatcgatatttttcgatattatcgtcgatattgtcgatatttatacgatatgtacatggatatgttccgaaatatccgtgattcgaaaaaaccgaaatatcctcgatatttcgtcgatattatcgatatttcagaCTATGTTTGTCAGTACGTATAGTTTACTTTTTACTAATGTTATAATTGGAATAATGTTTTCCTTATGGGGATGGCGAGACATAGTTAAATGAGATACTATACTATAGTTTAAAATGTATCTGTCAATCCATATGTGCAAACTTACTTTCTTATTCAGGCCGAATTTGTTGACACTGTTTTGAGAAGAGATGAACTATACATTTCCATGAGAACACAAATGGGAGAACTTCAAACAAGGGTCACTACCTTACAATATGAAAATTAGTAAATGCTCAACCAATGTTGGATGCTGAATTTACTTAAATCATTCATTTGAATAAAGgggattgtatatatatttgagtGATCCCTCAATAAGGGGattgtacatatatatatatatatatatatatatatacagttctTCTCTCATCCGGATCTGTACGTTATTACCGTGAGGATGCCAATATAAATAAGGAGGAAAACAAGGAGGACGAGTAGAAAACACATAGCGTCCGCATGGTAATAACGTCCGGACCTCCCCATAAAAGTTAGTTATTTGGTACTCCAATGCTCATCATTCTCTGTAATTCCTATCTTAtctttttaagttttcaaTCTCATTTTCGTAAGGCTTTTGGGAATGAAAATTGCATGGATAAATgagatgaaaaataattaaaaaaaacaaaggggggtgaaccttcttttttttttttttttgggtcgtaAGGAGGGTGAACGATGAATATAATAGTTTACCAGTCCCTTAATTTAATTGCTTTTCATATAACAACCAAACcaatacaaataataatatcacaaaatttcaattttactGTATTAATTTGTGccctttatttttcatgtaaCATAACATGTACCTCTGAGTGGTGTAAGACCTTTGTCAATAAGTTGGCGGTACTGCGTGTAGCCCATGAAGCCGCATGCACTTGCAGTCCAAAACAGAGCCATCGGAATTCCAAGATCTTCACCGGCTTTGATGGCGAATGACATGACACCATCGGAGACAATACAGGTCACTGGTGGGAGGGTCTTGTCAAGACTAAGGTTAGCCAGCAGGTTGCGAAATGGTCCTAAGCAAGTCTTGCTTGTGGAGTCGCAAAGAGACGGGATGTCTTGCATAGCGTCAGAGTCTGTAGGGGGCAGACCATCGGGGATGGCTTCAAAACAGAAGTCCTGGGAGATGTGGATGGGGGAGGGGCCTTGGGATTTGAGCATGCGTTTGTGGTTGTGCTCACTGTTGACAAAGGTTATGTGAAAGCCTCTGTGATGTAGGAGCTTTGCTAACTTCATCATTGGGCTTGTGTGACCTTGAGCTGGGAATGGGAGACACACAGCATGAGGCCTCTTGCTAACTTCTACTCCAACGCCatccattttttatttctctctcttttctatcTTAATTCTTAGCTTTTAGGGTACTGTGTGTGATTCAACACTTGTCTACTCGAAGATATCCACAAGCCAATGGCCAAGTAGAGGCATCCAACAAAATTGTGATGGACCATCTAAAGAAAGACTAGAAGGGGCCAAGGGGAAATGGGTAGATGAGCTCCTTAGAGTTCTATGGGCTTATCGTACTTTCGAAAAGAGATCAACTTGAAAAGCCCTATTTTCCTTGGCGTATGAAACAGAGGCGATCATTCCCCCTCATGTCACTAGCCCCCTCCATGAGCATTCAGGTGGGTAGCATTGACCAGAATTTCGAACAGATAAAGGTCAACCTTGGCCTACTCAAAGAAGAGCACAAAAAGACCATTGTCCAAGTTACATCTTATCAGCAGCAATTAAAGTCTTACTACAACGATAAAGCCAAGATCAAacaattccaaccccaaacttGAACACTCATTTACGAGCCCAAACGGGCATGTACATCGGTTTGCGGACCCAACCTTGTGTGCACATTGGTCTTGGGACCTAGCCTCGAACGGAGACTGGATCTACTTTGGTCGGGGCTTGCAGATGCTTGTGACATGCATGGGTGCTGAGTAGCACGCTTTTATCCTTCTCTTGCCTGCTTGCTCCTGCTCGACCTGCCTGGGACTTCTCGAACTACCTGCCCGTGCATTCGtccatccttctctcttcgccTTGGGATCCAAGGACAAGGTCTCGGACTAAGGTTGGTCCCGCAGTTAGCCTCCACATTCAAACCCACCAACTTGCGCGACAAAGAAGAATGGTAGCGGCAACAGCAACCCCTTGTCGCAACCACTGCTGGCGCTGCTCTGACTCAACCACCAGCATGCGGCTTGGTCTTGCGACATAGCCACAGCCTCAGTCAGGATGACAACCAGCCAGCTGGTTCTCACATCAaacagcaaaaacaaaaaaacaaaaacaaaaaaaaaaaaaaattttcgaGTCATCCACCACAGTATCCACCGCGACAACCACCGGTGTCTGCCACCTCCATTGCGTCACAACGACAACTAGCTAGGCCAACCAACTAGTCCTCGCCgagaagaaaaatcaaagaaaaatacaaaaaatcaaGTGTGACCTACCTTTTTGTGCATGCCAACTCCTTTCCTTGACAACAGTACAATCCTCCAAGGTCTCTCTCACAAGCTACAAAGTAGAGGAAAATAAGTTTGCAATATGAAAAggagtgaagagaagccctGTATTTATATTGGTTGGGCATCCTTCGGCAAGAAAGAATCAAAATCCTACTCCAATTAGGAGCCCAActccaaaaagaaattaaaagcctCATCTAGTCAGGAGCCCAGCTCACAAAAGGAAGTCCAGACACAGTTGGAAAGCCCGATAAATATTTCTCATCTCCTCCATGTCATGCATGTGCCATGCAGAAGTTGTGGGGTATTTGTGGAAGTAAATATTTCGACAACCACTCACAAGGCGCCATGTGGACAATGGGAATATTTCTTAGGTCAACAATTGTGCTCAATTTAATTGGCCAATTGTTTAGACTTAAGATAGGGATAATACCATAAATTAGAgatttgattttcattaaATCTCTAAGTGATCCAATCTCTCCATTTAAGGGAGAGAATAATTCACTTCCACATGGGAATTATTGTTTGAAAAACCCTAGAAGGCAAGAGCACTATAAATATTTGGCTACACCACATACATGAGGTAATTCGAAAAACCCGACGAACTGTCTATCTCTCTCGCCACCCCCTCACTACCTTCTTTGTTATTTTCGTATCTTTCTCAAGAGAATCTAACTGACTTAGATATCGGAGGggctttggccaacacccagTGGCGGATCTATGAATTTTTtaggaaatagaaaaatttaaaaggcTAAAAGCTCCATAAAATTATTTAGACAATATCAAATACCCTtgaatttaaacaatactaaTGTCATTCATAAAtcatagaaaaaataaaattacaaacaaatcttCAATGAACTCGCTTTTAATATCTAAAGTGGGAGAGAATATCTCCTATTCTCAAATATCTAAAGAGATCTCATCAAGTTACTTTTAGTTTGTTTTGCTATGTTTGGAGTTTTTTAAGTCTAAAGTGACAATATTTTGAAAGGCGAGGTATAGAGGGTAGGCATTTTTGGTCCCTTAAAGTGAGGCATATGCCTTGAGACGTTGAGGCTTAAACCTTTTGAACttgaattattttaaaaaggaatatataaaaaaatatgttacCCATCTATTTAACACTACAACATGTAGATGACATAactattaaaaagaaaaaatagagatgacctatttttttatttttttatttagaaaagaGATGgcttattaataaatattagaTATGCTATCAAGTGGGCATGAGAAACTATAACCTATTCAATTAATAGTGAATTCCGGAGTCTTTTGCCCCAGACCAAACAAAAACTTACTTGCGCATATTTATAAGTTAATTGAAGGCCCATCTGTTTGGGCTTTGCCACCACCAAAACCCACCACTTGGAGAACTCAAACTTAAATGAAATGATGTGTTTATCCTAAAATGTTCTTGGTCATAGGATCACCAATTGGACAAAGGTGACCCACAAAGACTGGTACACATTATGTCTACTCAATTGGGAGGATGACTAGTCTCAAGTCATTCGTGTAGAGACACTGAGACAGATGTGTAGGTGCTCTATAGAAGATGGAGTCCATTGAATGGGATcaactatagaattcttgtatGGAAGTCTTACTCACAAGTGTCAAACAAAGAATTCTAAGTTGTGATAATGCAAATTAATCTTTAGACCTGAGACATCACAGTTGTCTTGTGTAGATGTTGTTTCTCTTTGAGAGCACTAGACGGTCGTATCAAAATGATGTGACTTAAAGGTATTCCTTAGGCTTCTCAGCGTGTACATAAACCTATTTAGCAACAACCTAACCTTAGCAAAAAGATCTATGTAGCTTTAGAATGACAGCAGCTTGAGGACTAACTACATCAATTGTCACCGTGGTAACCGAGGGAAGTATTACACACCATGACTTGATACATCCTTGCGGTTTACTTTCCATGCCAACCCAGATTGcagaaaaaattggaaggtATAAGAGCAGTTAATACAAAAATGCAGATATAAGGGTAGTATAAACTTATGTATTGCTGAATGTGTGTAGCAAACTTCTCCAGTTCTTGGGAGCAGGGtatccaaaaaatgaaacattcGTGTGCTCATCAGACCTAAAAGAACACCAAGCAGGTTTTCAAAGCTACAAATAACAAGAAATATCTTAAACAAATAATTGGAATATGCCATGGCAACTTTTTAGGCTTGCTAATTCAAATAtcttaaacaaataaacatgGATTTACTGAATTGATGattggaaagaaaaggaaaacctCATTCTCAAATTGTCATATGTTCTACCATGTGTTTTGATAAGAGCTTCATCCTTCACATAACTTTTTCAGCCTCCAATCCTAAATTAATCATAAACCTAATACAGAGGTAAATATGatggcagagaaagagagaagaaaaacaagccaTATTTGCAGAGTGCTTGCTCGCTTGCCTTACAATGGATGATTGCTGGAGAAGAGCTATAGATGCAAATCAACTAGAAAATAATTATGGTCAAggatatataaaacaaaatcatagTAAAATGAATATAAGAGAAATATTGGGAAATTCCAAGAGATATGAAATTGTACCATTGGGAGCTACGTACTAAATGAGCACGTGTTCCTCATCACAATTGAGCCAGCAATTTGAGAAATGCAATAATTTGAATGTTGGTGATGTATGTGTCATCAATCAACACAAAGACACATACATAACCAACATTCAAATTATGACTGGACCTTCAGAAAGGTGAGAGAGAGCCAAGGCCTGAAGTGACGACGGCAGCCAAGGGCCTGAAGTGGCCTGAGAGACCGATTTCTACGAGTCTTTCTAGATCGCGACCACAAATTGGAGAGCTAACCAGACCACGTTGTTAAGGTTGATGAGCGAGTTGAGTGTCTGAGATGGTGATCTTCGTTGAAGAGCACAGAGATCGAGATCTCCACCGCATCCCACCAGCTTTGATTCTCATATCTAGAACATCCCTCTCCATCTTGTGGATCTGCGAAGACCTCTGTCTCTCAACTTCTTCCTTGATATCAATTTTCTAATGATTTTTGTAGGGAGTGAAGTGCTCAAGATATGTGAAAGGGAGTGTTTTTCATGAGGGTGTTAGAATTGAGGAGGGTTTCAAGGAGGGAGAGATAATGTTTTCAAAGACAAGGGGGAAATCCGAAAACTTTTAGGTTGAGTGCGAATTCGCTTAAGcagtattttttttgtttagcaTGTTTTAAAAGAGAACACTTGTTAGTGACAAGCGTCGTCTTCTAAAAATCAACCCAGTCCTAGTAGTGTATAAGATGAGATATCACGACAGTTTTAAGATACGCCGTCGTCTATTTTGTATCGTGGTTTAACTATTTTGTATATCTCAAATTAAATAACGAAGCTATAAGAATTCTTTCTTATAGGCTTAATATTTTGTACATTTGTAATGGCCATCTTTACCATCACCACTCAAGATGGAGGGGCCCTCTGGTAATGTCCAAAACCTAGAGATAAAGTCGTCTACATAGTATGCACGATTGTTTTCTGTATACCCTCTATTTTGCAGGTAAAATTATATGGAATTTTTCTGTCTGTGAGGAATGCAGCCATAGATCCAAGTCAAGTCAGATTACGAATAGCTTGAACATAAGCGTAGTCCAAAGTGGTGTTGACGAGCCTTCTAGTGCAAGGCACCAGAGGTTTACACAAGCACTTCAAAAGATTAGCACACCATAAGCAAGCTTCACCTATGGCAGATAAGAAAGGTaagaaagaaggagaaaaaaagaaaagaaaaatggaagatataaaaatttataaaataccCATGCCCTTAATGGGTCAACGAGTGATTCGTGAATAATACTAACATGACCCATTAGCTTAACGGGTGGCTAACGGGTCCACCCATTTTTAACTCGATCCGTTAAGTCCAATCTGAATAATGATTTTTTCGTACGAATTCGTGTCGTTTTCTTGAATCGTTGACAATATTGCTAGGTCTAGTAAGTATCTCACGACCTGAACGAATGGGGATATTTAGATTGTTAGTATCTCACCCtaaataaaagaagttaatACACTCCTTTAATATAGGGTGCTTATTTTTCCACTTTtcttttatccacttacactcctttttattttatttttaatactttttactaTAACATACAAGGGAGTGTAAGTAGACAAAAAAGGTGTGAGAACATACAATTTCCAAGAAAAGGAAGTGTAAGTTAACAAAAGTGGAATGGGAAAATTAGCTCCCTTAATATATTGGGCACAAAAGTTGCCAATACAAACTCGTGGATAATACAAGTtaacattaaaataaagagaaaattttagCAATGCCCCCCATGAACTATATAGACCTTATTCAActttgaaattggttttgagtCTCTCTAATCTTTCAAAGCGTGTCAATGTGTCCACTTTCGTTAAGTTTGTTAATTCCTCTGTCAAATTCAGGAGCATTTCTATGCATTCAACTTAGGATTTAGTTTGTGAGTCCTAAAGCAAAACTCCATAGAGgtgaggaggaagaagcatCACTGCTTCTCCTCCCCTTCCTCTCTTCTcgtccttttcttttgggttagTGAATAAGTCCACTGAGGTGTTTTAAATAAGAAGCCCTTTGTGGAGATTTCATCTGAGCCATGCTCAGATTGAAGTTTCTCATCACCCCTTTTAGACTATATGCTCAATCAAATCGTTCCCCCAAAA of Prunus dulcis chromosome 4, ALMONDv2, whole genome shotgun sequence contains these proteins:
- the LOC117625514 gene encoding 7-deoxyloganetin glucosyltransferase-like is translated as MDGVGVEVSKRPHAVCLPFPAQGHTSPMMKLAKLLHHRGFHITFVNSEHNHKRMLKSQGPSPIHISQDFCFEAIPDGLPPTDSDAMQDIPSLCDSTSKTCLGPFRNLLANLSLDKTLPPVTCIVSDGVMSFAIKAGEDLGIPMALFWTASACGFMGYTQYRQLIDKGLTPLRGTCYVT